From the Paludibacterium paludis genome, one window contains:
- a CDS encoding class I SAM-dependent methyltransferase, producing the protein MSRQNVYDDPRFFAGYQTLRQKGAGLNECLEQPVLRRLMPDSLANLSILDMGCGSGDFARAARAEGAARVIGIDLSGNMLAEARARTDDPAIDYREMAIEDLGQLDECFDLAVSSLALHYVDDYASVLDALARKLNEGGHLVFSVEHPICTAVARQRWHFDEDGQATHWPVDNYRDESSRDTHWFIDGVVKYHRSLETYVNGLLEHGFRLTRLEEAVPTLEQVRATPALWPHRRRPPFLFISAVRETGQ; encoded by the coding sequence ATGTCCCGACAAAACGTGTACGACGACCCCCGTTTTTTCGCGGGTTACCAGACCCTGCGCCAAAAGGGCGCCGGATTGAACGAGTGTCTCGAGCAGCCGGTCCTGCGCCGGCTCATGCCGGACTCGCTCGCCAACCTCTCCATCCTCGACATGGGGTGCGGCAGCGGCGATTTCGCCCGCGCGGCGAGGGCCGAAGGGGCCGCCCGCGTCATCGGCATCGACCTGTCGGGCAACATGCTGGCCGAAGCGCGGGCCCGGACCGACGACCCGGCCATCGACTACCGGGAGATGGCCATCGAGGATCTGGGTCAACTGGACGAATGCTTCGACCTGGCCGTGTCGTCCCTGGCCCTGCACTATGTCGACGACTATGCGTCGGTGCTCGACGCCCTCGCGAGGAAACTGAACGAAGGCGGGCATCTGGTGTTTTCCGTGGAGCACCCGATCTGCACCGCCGTGGCGCGCCAGCGCTGGCACTTTGACGAGGACGGGCAGGCCACGCACTGGCCTGTCGACAATTATCGCGACGAAAGCTCGCGCGACACCCACTGGTTCATCGACGGGGTGGTGAAATACCACCGTTCGCTCGAAACCTATGTCAACGGGCTTCTGGAACACGGTTTTCGTCTGACCCGGCTGGAAGAAGCCGTGCCGACCCTGGAGCAGGTGCGCGCGACCCCCGCGCTGTGGCCGCATCGCAGACGGCCGCCGTTCCTGTTCATCAGCGCGGTCAGGGAGACCGGACAATGA
- a CDS encoding fumarylacetoacetate hydrolase family protein gives MNATALAAAHELMACRRLAVPLPRLAESCRPADIESALAIQRALIELDGRPPEGWKCGLPAEGRLVAAPILAGTVGRDARYALPRKNARVRIEPEVAFLLGHDLPPRQDPYSREEVERAVASSRFALEIVGGRYASAQDLPFAELLADQLFNDGLVIGPPIDIEQARRTAELAWEADGNVVRRAARHPDGNPWSPLYWLVEFLRRRGEGLAAGQAVITGSWAGVLDVPADTRLRIGMGGGMPLDIQFDTPAD, from the coding sequence ATGAACGCCACCGCCCTAGCCGCCGCCCATGAACTCATGGCATGCCGACGCCTCGCGGTACCCCTGCCGCGGCTGGCCGAATCGTGCCGCCCGGCCGACATCGAATCGGCGCTGGCCATCCAGCGCGCGCTGATCGAACTGGACGGCCGGCCGCCTGAAGGGTGGAAATGCGGACTGCCCGCAGAGGGACGCCTTGTCGCGGCGCCCATCCTTGCCGGCACGGTCGGCCGCGACGCGCGGTACGCGCTACCGCGAAAGAACGCGCGGGTACGCATCGAACCGGAAGTCGCTTTTCTTCTCGGACACGACCTTCCGCCACGACAGGATCCGTACTCCCGCGAAGAAGTCGAAAGGGCTGTCGCATCGAGCCGCTTCGCTCTGGAAATTGTCGGCGGGCGCTACGCTTCGGCGCAGGATCTGCCATTCGCCGAACTGCTCGCCGACCAGTTGTTCAACGACGGACTGGTCATCGGGCCGCCGATCGACATCGAACAGGCGCGGCGCACCGCCGAGCTGGCATGGGAAGCCGACGGAAACGTCGTGCGGCGCGCGGCCCGACATCCCGACGGGAACCCGTGGTCGCCGCTTTACTGGCTCGTCGAGTTCCTGCGCCGGCGCGGCGAAGGTCTGGCGGCCGGACAAGCCGTCATCACCGGTTCCTGGGCCGGCGTGCTGGACGTTCCGGCCGATACGCGCCTTCGCATCGGAATGGGCGGCGGCATGCCTCTGGACATCCAGTTCGACACCCCGGCGGACTGA